In Natronomonas halophila, one DNA window encodes the following:
- a CDS encoding cyclase family protein, translating into MHHSLSCAACADRALADGGAVPDVSDLLDGLPDNWGRWGADDEYGTLNLLGSREAAAGMNAALRNGEESVERFTLGLPLTGEAIPENGGTGDPGFPGREVARRTNVSDERSYREGDQQASAGMKFSDDRFETPFYLQGTTHMDALGHAWYGNELYNGFSADETAIEKRFETPVEGIDGGVTETRGHGKLSVAPLADSGVAGRGVLLDVGRHADESEGERLPMGAEIDLDDLLTTTDAQDVEIRERDILLVRTGAMARTRDPDADWHPTNEPGLVFSEELVEWVHDHDIAAVGADNVAIERVTQTIDGETYVLPLHGAFLRNLGMPLVEMLWLDDLAAACAEDGVYEFLFTAAPLHVQRATGGPLNPLVLKAT; encoded by the coding sequence ATGCATCACTCGCTGAGTTGTGCGGCCTGTGCCGACCGGGCGCTCGCCGATGGCGGAGCCGTACCGGACGTATCCGACCTGCTCGACGGCCTCCCCGACAACTGGGGCCGCTGGGGCGCCGACGACGAATACGGGACGCTCAACCTGCTCGGGAGTCGGGAAGCGGCGGCCGGAATGAACGCTGCTCTCCGAAACGGCGAGGAATCGGTCGAACGGTTCACCCTCGGCCTACCGCTGACGGGCGAAGCCATCCCCGAAAACGGGGGCACGGGCGACCCCGGTTTTCCGGGCCGTGAAGTCGCTCGCCGAACCAACGTCTCCGACGAACGGTCCTACCGCGAGGGTGACCAGCAGGCCAGCGCGGGCATGAAGTTCTCCGACGACCGCTTCGAGACACCGTTCTACCTGCAGGGGACCACCCACATGGACGCGCTGGGCCACGCGTGGTACGGGAACGAACTCTACAACGGCTTCAGCGCCGACGAGACGGCCATCGAAAAGCGATTCGAGACGCCCGTCGAGGGCATCGATGGAGGGGTGACCGAGACGCGCGGCCACGGCAAACTCTCCGTCGCGCCGCTAGCCGACTCGGGTGTGGCCGGTCGCGGCGTCCTGCTGGACGTGGGCCGGCACGCGGACGAAAGCGAGGGTGAGCGCCTGCCGATGGGCGCCGAAATCGATCTCGACGACCTGCTGACGACCACCGATGCACAGGATGTCGAAATCCGTGAACGCGACATCCTTCTCGTCCGCACGGGCGCGATGGCACGTACCCGAGACCCCGATGCTGATTGGCACCCAACGAACGAACCCGGACTCGTCTTCAGCGAGGAGTTAGTCGAGTGGGTCCACGACCACGATATCGCTGCCGTGGGTGCCGACAACGTCGCTATCGAGCGCGTCACCCAGACTATCGACGGCGAGACGTACGTCCTGCCGCTGCACGGCGCTTTTCTCCGAAACCTCGGGATGCCGCTCGTGGAGATGCTGTGGCTCGATGACCTCGCTGCGGCCTGTGCGGAGGATGGCGTCTACGAGTTCCTCTTTACCGCCGCGCCGCTGCACGTCCAGCGTGCGACCGGCGGGCCGCTGAACCCGCTCGTGTTGAAGGCGACCTGA
- a CDS encoding CbiX/SirB N-terminal domain-containing protein yields the protein MTDTLLLVGRNHTRETAERHAARLRERGVAGRVRVETYERDPAELDVAADADTYVVPMAVAPDRDTTRGIPGALPAARHCEPVGASAAVTRALADRAREAVDPDDDASVALVAFGDTSMADARRTTEEHADRLRKSSNYGEVTTAYLLQNPAAECVRYNLGGDRAVAVPFFVAPCEETEKALPEKLELDRGGLAYADPLGDHEAVTDTIEAELSKARAIEAGTAAVTPVATDGGN from the coding sequence ATGACGGACACACTCCTACTCGTCGGCCGAAATCACACGCGAGAGACGGCGGAGCGGCACGCGGCGCGACTCCGCGAGCGGGGCGTCGCTGGTCGGGTGCGCGTCGAGACCTACGAGCGCGACCCGGCGGAACTGGACGTCGCGGCGGACGCCGACACCTACGTGGTTCCGATGGCCGTCGCGCCGGACCGCGATACCACCCGCGGGATTCCGGGCGCGCTGCCGGCCGCTCGCCATTGTGAGCCCGTCGGTGCCAGCGCGGCCGTCACCCGGGCGCTGGCCGACCGGGCCCGTGAAGCCGTGGACCCGGACGACGACGCCTCCGTCGCGCTGGTCGCCTTCGGCGACACGTCGATGGCCGACGCCCGCCGGACGACCGAGGAACACGCCGACCGCCTGCGCAAGAGTTCGAACTACGGCGAGGTGACGACGGCGTATCTCCTGCAGAACCCCGCTGCCGAATGCGTCCGGTACAACCTCGGCGGCGACCGGGCTGTCGCCGTTCCCTTCTTCGTCGCCCCCTGCGAGGAAACGGAGAAGGCCCTGCCCGAGAAGCTGGAACTCGACCGCGGCGGCCTCGCCTACGCCGACCCGCTCGGCGACCACGAAGCCGTCACCGACACCATCGAGGCCGAACTCTCGAAGGCCCGCGCCATCGAGGCCGGCACCGCCGCCGTGACGCCCGTCGCCACCGACGGCGGGAACTGA
- a CDS encoding nicotinate-nucleotide--dimethylbenzimidazole phosphoribosyltransferase, translated as MTRLVLCAGSTRTAAIDGISAAGADADLMAHTPSADAEILTYGAPVRAPVVPVSPTGCPTPAVVTRAVVDRLGIDTTIVDAGLAEPTGAPTVTVGARAGDDIRERDPVPSAPGAFAAARQFGRKLPDDELFLAETVPGGTTTALGVLTALGEADVLGRDEGAISSSLPENPLDLKRRVVDEALEASSLAPGDAADEPLVALRRAGDPVLAVLSGIAAGALETDTAVTLAGGTQLVAAAACLRHGGYEGPLGLATTSFIEADPAVDIQRAAAELDLSVTVTDPGFTDDHPAMAAYNRGEAKEGAGMGGALAIADRARLPMADVRAGLQDVYDELLADADEERAPEA; from the coding sequence GTGACTCGACTCGTCCTGTGTGCCGGTTCGACGCGGACCGCCGCTATCGACGGCATCAGCGCCGCCGGTGCCGACGCCGACCTGATGGCCCACACACCGAGTGCCGACGCCGAAATCCTGACCTACGGCGCGCCGGTTCGGGCGCCCGTCGTCCCCGTCTCCCCGACCGGCTGTCCGACGCCCGCCGTCGTCACCCGCGCCGTCGTCGACCGTCTCGGCATCGATACCACCATCGTCGATGCCGGCCTTGCGGAACCGACCGGCGCGCCCACGGTGACAGTCGGCGCCCGTGCCGGCGACGACATCCGCGAACGCGACCCCGTCCCCTCCGCGCCGGGCGCCTTCGCTGCCGCCCGCCAGTTCGGCCGAAAACTCCCGGACGACGAACTCTTCCTCGCCGAGACGGTCCCGGGCGGCACGACCACCGCGCTCGGCGTTCTGACCGCGCTCGGTGAGGCGGACGTTCTCGGCCGCGACGAGGGTGCCATCTCCTCGTCGCTGCCCGAGAACCCACTCGACCTGAAGCGTCGCGTGGTCGATGAGGCGCTGGAAGCCTCCTCGCTTGCCCCGGGCGATGCCGCCGACGAACCGCTCGTCGCGCTCCGCCGGGCCGGCGACCCCGTCTTGGCCGTCCTCTCGGGCATCGCCGCGGGCGCCCTCGAAACCGACACCGCGGTCACGCTGGCCGGCGGGACCCAACTGGTCGCCGCCGCTGCGTGTCTCCGCCACGGCGGCTACGAGGGCCCCCTCGGGTTGGCGACCACCTCGTTCATCGAGGCCGACCCCGCCGTCGACATCCAGCGGGCGGCTGCCGAACTCGACCTCTCGGTGACCGTCACCGACCCCGGATTCACCGACGACCACCCCGCGATGGCGGCCTACAACCGCGGCGAAGCCAAGGAAGGCGCCGGCATGGGCGGCGCGCTCGCCATCGCCGACCGCGCGCGCCTACCGATGGCCGACGTGCGTGCCGGACTGCAGGACGTCTACGACGAACTGCTCGCCGACGCCGACGAGGAGCGGGCGCCCGAAGCATGA
- a CDS encoding cobyrinic acid a,c-diamide synthase produces the protein MNGVVLAGTASGVGKTVASLAVLRGLQRAGYDPQPAKAGPDFIDPSHHAVVCERPSRSLDPWLCGETGCRRNYWRGDGDVCVVEGMMGLYDGTNSTAYVAETLELPVVLVVNAKAGMESVAAQALGFREYAAEAHRNINVVGVLAQRAHGGRHEEGIRDALPDELDYFGRIPPLSELEIPERHLGLHMGEESPIDAETLDEASEHLRIERLVEAAKSPPRPDPEPERPKTDATVAVADDAAFCFKYPATIERLRERADVVTFSPVAGDPLPDCDGVYLPGGYPELHGAELAAGGTLDDLKARATDGLPVFGECGGLMALCATLTDTDGETHEMAGILPADVEMCDRYQALDHVELEPRGETLLADSSDAVRGHEFHYSKADVADDATFAFDVKRGDGIADGKDGLTAYRTLGTYAHFHAESGVFDRFVESL, from the coding sequence ATGAACGGCGTCGTCCTCGCCGGCACCGCCTCGGGCGTCGGCAAAACCGTCGCCTCGCTCGCCGTGCTCCGCGGCCTCCAGCGGGCGGGCTACGACCCACAACCCGCGAAGGCCGGCCCCGATTTCATCGACCCGAGTCACCACGCCGTCGTCTGCGAGCGGCCCTCCCGGTCGCTGGACCCGTGGCTCTGTGGCGAAACGGGCTGTCGGCGCAACTACTGGCGCGGCGACGGCGACGTCTGCGTCGTCGAGGGGATGATGGGCCTCTACGACGGCACGAACTCGACGGCATACGTCGCCGAGACGCTGGAGTTACCCGTTGTCCTCGTCGTCAACGCGAAAGCCGGGATGGAAAGCGTCGCGGCACAGGCGCTGGGCTTCCGCGAGTACGCCGCCGAGGCCCACCGCAATATAAACGTGGTCGGCGTCCTCGCCCAGCGCGCCCACGGCGGCCGCCACGAGGAGGGCATCCGCGACGCACTGCCCGACGAACTCGATTACTTCGGTCGAATCCCGCCGCTGTCGGAGTTGGAGATTCCGGAGCGCCATCTCGGCCTCCACATGGGCGAGGAATCCCCCATCGACGCCGAGACGCTGGACGAGGCCAGCGAACACCTTCGAATCGAGCGACTGGTCGAAGCGGCCAAATCGCCGCCGCGCCCCGACCCCGAACCGGAGCGACCGAAAACCGATGCCACCGTCGCCGTCGCCGACGACGCCGCGTTCTGCTTCAAATATCCGGCCACCATCGAGCGCCTGCGCGAGCGGGCCGACGTGGTGACGTTCTCACCGGTCGCGGGTGACCCGCTTCCCGACTGCGACGGCGTCTATCTCCCGGGCGGCTACCCGGAACTCCACGGCGCCGAACTGGCCGCGGGCGGCACGCTGGACGATTTAAAAGCGCGTGCGACCGATGGCCTGCCCGTTTTCGGGGAATGCGGCGGCCTGATGGCACTCTGTGCGACGCTGACCGACACCGACGGCGAGACCCACGAGATGGCGGGAATCCTGCCTGCCGATGTGGAGATGTGCGACCGTTATCAGGCGCTGGACCATGTGGAACTGGAGCCTCGCGGCGAGACACTGCTGGCCGATTCCAGCGACGCGGTTCGGGGCCACGAGTTTCACTACTCGAAAGCCGACGTCGCCGACGACGCAACCTTCGCCTTCGACGTGAAGCGAGGGGACGGCATCGCCGATGGCAAGGACGGCCTCACCGCATACCGGACGCTCGGCACGTATGCGCATTTCCACGCCGAATCCGGCGTCTTCGACAGGTTCGTCGAGTCGCTGTAG
- a CDS encoding GIY-YIG nuclease family protein, with protein MSDAHYVYVLECADGSLYTGYTTDVERRVQEHDAGDGAKYTRGRTPVELVYSESFDSKSAAMSREYEIKQLSRAEKERLVGLDD; from the coding sequence GTGAGCGACGCCCACTACGTGTACGTTCTGGAGTGTGCCGATGGATCGCTCTACACCGGCTATACGACCGATGTCGAGCGCCGGGTTCAGGAACACGATGCCGGCGACGGCGCGAAATACACCCGCGGTCGGACGCCCGTCGAACTGGTCTATTCGGAATCCTTCGACTCGAAATCCGCCGCGATGAGCCGCGAGTACGAAATCAAGCAGCTCTCGCGGGCCGAAAAGGAGCGGCTGGTCGGACTGGATGACTGA
- a CDS encoding DUF7563 family protein, whose product MPRCDHCDAHISDRFARVFADEGGRVHACPNCSANAGIAEVSRERAYE is encoded by the coding sequence ATGCCCAGGTGTGACCACTGTGATGCGCACATCTCGGACCGGTTCGCCCGAGTGTTCGCGGACGAAGGTGGACGCGTTCACGCGTGTCCGAACTGCTCTGCGAACGCCGGCATCGCCGAAGTGTCCCGAGAACGTGCGTACGAGTGA
- the larB gene encoding nickel pincer cofactor biosynthesis protein LarB, with product MREILEAVADGELSPTEAEAELRGYARTEAGRFDAAREARTGIPEAVFAEGKTPAEVAAMTVAAVETTGSALVTRIDHESADACKSLLAEEFPAADIDHDERARTLVVHGTDYEPPDLEATVGVVTAGTVDAEAAGEAAVVAGEMGATVERISDVGVAGIARMFDNIDEIRAVDALVVAAGREGALPTVIAGLVDVPLIGLPVSSGYGHGGNGEAALAGMLQSCTPIMAVNIDAGFAAGAQAGLIARSVSAARATTD from the coding sequence ATGCGCGAGATACTCGAAGCGGTCGCCGACGGGGAACTGTCGCCGACCGAGGCCGAGGCGGAACTCCGGGGCTACGCCCGCACCGAGGCGGGCCGGTTCGATGCGGCCCGGGAGGCCCGAACGGGGATTCCCGAAGCGGTGTTCGCCGAAGGAAAAACGCCCGCCGAAGTCGCGGCCATGACCGTCGCGGCCGTCGAAACGACCGGAAGCGCCCTCGTGACCCGTATCGACCACGAGAGCGCCGATGCCTGTAAGTCGCTGCTGGCCGAGGAGTTCCCCGCGGCCGATATCGACCACGACGAACGCGCCCGGACGCTCGTCGTCCACGGAACCGACTACGAACCGCCGGACCTGGAGGCGACCGTCGGCGTCGTCACGGCGGGGACCGTCGACGCCGAGGCGGCCGGCGAGGCCGCCGTCGTCGCCGGCGAGATGGGCGCGACCGTCGAACGCATCTCGGACGTGGGCGTGGCAGGCATCGCGCGGATGTTCGACAACATCGACGAGATTCGGGCGGTCGATGCCCTCGTGGTCGCTGCCGGTCGGGAGGGTGCCCTGCCGACGGTCATCGCCGGCCTCGTCGACGTCCCGCTCATCGGACTGCCCGTTTCGTCCGGTTACGGCCACGGTGGCAATGGCGAGGCGGCGCTGGCGGGCATGTTACAGTCCTGTACGCCGATTATGGCAGTCAACATCGACGCCGGCTTTGCCGCGGGCGCACAGGCCGGCCTCATCGCGCGGTCGGTTTCGGCGGCGCGAGCGACGACTGACTGA
- a CDS encoding DUF1931 domain-containing protein: MADLIVKAAVKEALDDMNVASDFYDALDDEVEEILEDAARRAEENDRKTVQPRDL, from the coding sequence ATGGCAGACCTAATCGTCAAAGCCGCTGTGAAGGAAGCGCTCGATGACATGAACGTTGCCTCCGACTTCTACGACGCCCTCGACGACGAGGTCGAGGAGATCCTCGAGGACGCCGCTCGTCGCGCCGAGGAGAACGACCGCAAGACGGTCCAGCCGCGCGACCTTTAA
- the rpiA gene encoding ribose-5-phosphate isomerase RpiA, producing MKQSGGTDEQKRRAGESAADAVSDGMVVGLGTGSTAATAIRELGRRVDSGLDIRGIPTSYESRQMARKAGIPLTSLTEATPDVAIDGADQIAGFDLIKGGGAAHAREKLVDTAADRFLVVADETKLASPLDLAVPIEVLPDAEPVVSSNLDALGGTPELRDAERKDGPVVTDNGNLVIDCAFGAIADPAALATDLAAIPGVVEHGLFVGVADEIHVGTETGVDVTER from the coding sequence ATGAAGCAATCCGGCGGGACGGACGAACAGAAGCGCCGCGCCGGCGAAAGCGCCGCCGACGCCGTATCTGACGGGATGGTCGTCGGTCTCGGCACGGGGTCGACGGCCGCCACGGCCATCCGCGAGTTGGGTCGACGGGTCGATTCGGGCCTCGATATCCGAGGTATTCCAACGTCGTACGAATCCCGGCAGATGGCCCGCAAAGCGGGGATTCCGCTCACCTCGCTGACCGAGGCGACGCCCGACGTCGCCATCGACGGCGCCGACCAGATAGCGGGATTCGACCTGATAAAGGGCGGCGGCGCGGCCCACGCCCGCGAGAAGTTGGTGGATACGGCCGCCGACCGCTTTCTCGTGGTGGCCGACGAGACGAAACTCGCCTCGCCGCTCGATTTGGCGGTCCCCATCGAGGTACTGCCCGATGCCGAACCCGTGGTCTCATCGAACCTCGACGCTCTCGGCGGGACGCCCGAACTCCGCGATGCCGAACGGAAGGACGGTCCCGTCGTCACCGACAACGGCAACCTCGTCATCGACTGTGCGTTCGGCGCGATAGCCGACCCGGCGGCGCTTGCGACCGACCTCGCGGCGATTCCGGGCGTGGTCGAACACGGCCTCTTCGTCGGCGTGGCTGACGAGATTCACGTCGGGACCGAGACGGGCGTCGACGTTACCGAGCGATAG
- the glmM gene encoding phosphoglucosamine mutase → MFGTSGIRGPVGDEVTADLALRVGRALGAETDRVVVGRDPRESGELLTDALAAGLRETGTDVVDLGLAATPTVGRAVAWEGADAGVSVTASHNPPEDNGIKLWQPSGQAYDEAGRERITERIRADDADLEAWDGLGDRTTDEAAERHIEALVDAVDGSLDLSVAVDLGNGAGGVTVDALIELGCDVETLNAQPDGRFPGRPSEPTAENCEALATLVGDGDYDLGIAHDGDADRMRAVAGDGTFLAGDTLLALFAADAAESGERVAIPVDTSLAVEDFLAERGVAVTRTPVGDVYVAEAATQEDVAFGGEPSGAWIWPEATLCPDGPLAAVRIAALAAAEPLESRLEAIPSYPIRRANVETDEKERVMAAVEERVLAEYDSVETLDGVRVSTDDGWFLIRASGTQPLIRVTAEAREAEAADALLSTARELVENAR, encoded by the coding sequence ATGTTCGGAACGAGCGGCATCAGGGGACCGGTCGGCGACGAGGTGACGGCGGACCTCGCGCTTCGCGTCGGTCGCGCGCTGGGGGCCGAAACCGACCGCGTCGTGGTCGGACGCGACCCCCGCGAGAGCGGCGAGTTGTTGACCGACGCGCTCGCGGCGGGCCTCCGAGAGACCGGCACCGACGTGGTCGACCTCGGCCTCGCCGCGACGCCGACGGTCGGCCGCGCGGTCGCGTGGGAGGGCGCCGACGCCGGCGTCTCGGTGACCGCGAGTCACAACCCCCCAGAGGACAACGGCATCAAACTCTGGCAGCCCTCGGGACAGGCCTACGACGAGGCCGGCCGCGAACGCATCACCGAGCGCATCCGGGCCGACGACGCGGACCTCGAAGCGTGGGACGGGTTGGGCGACCGGACGACCGACGAGGCGGCCGAGCGACATATCGAGGCGCTGGTCGATGCCGTCGACGGCTCGCTCGACCTCTCGGTTGCCGTCGATTTGGGCAACGGTGCCGGCGGCGTCACCGTCGATGCCCTCATCGAATTGGGCTGTGACGTCGAGACGCTGAACGCCCAGCCCGACGGCCGGTTCCCGGGGCGGCCCTCCGAACCGACCGCCGAGAACTGCGAGGCGCTCGCGACGCTGGTCGGCGACGGCGACTACGACCTCGGCATCGCCCACGACGGCGACGCCGACCGGATGCGGGCGGTCGCGGGCGACGGCACGTTCCTCGCGGGCGACACCCTGCTGGCGCTTTTCGCGGCCGATGCCGCCGAATCTGGCGAGCGCGTGGCGATTCCCGTGGACACGAGCCTCGCCGTCGAGGACTTCCTCGCCGAACGTGGCGTCGCCGTGACCCGGACGCCCGTCGGCGACGTCTACGTGGCCGAGGCTGCAACTCAGGAGGACGTGGCTTTCGGCGGCGAACCCTCGGGCGCGTGGATATGGCCCGAGGCGACGCTGTGTCCCGACGGCCCGCTGGCGGCGGTTCGCATCGCTGCGCTGGCGGCCGCCGAACCGCTCGAATCCCGCCTCGAAGCGATTCCGAGCTATCCCATCCGGCGGGCCAACGTCGAAACCGACGAGAAAGAGCGAGTGATGGCCGCCGTCGAGGAGCGCGTGTTGGCGGAATACGATTCGGTCGAAACGCTTGATGGCGTCCGGGTCAGTACCGATGATGGGTGGTTTTTGATTCGCGCCAGCGGGACTCAGCCGCTGATTCGGGTGACGGCGGAGGCCCGCGAGGCCGAGGCAGCGGACGCGTTACTGAGCACTGCGCGGGAGTTAGTGGAAAACGCCCGATAA
- a CDS encoding DUF7563 family protein, whose amino-acid sequence MPECQNCGAFVTAAYARVFTPNGIENPRVCPQCEDKIRDGSDVREARSTRRT is encoded by the coding sequence ATGCCGGAATGCCAGAACTGTGGCGCGTTCGTGACGGCAGCGTACGCTCGGGTTTTCACGCCGAACGGAATCGAGAATCCGCGCGTGTGCCCGCAGTGCGAAGACAAGATCCGCGACGGGTCCGACGTTCGCGAGGCGCGCTCGACGCGCCGTACGTGA
- a CDS encoding aminotransferase class V-fold PLP-dependent enzyme: MNPEALRADIPACDDCVYLNTGASGPSPERVVEAIDAAQRRQEFEACSVGHYEADAELREDARETLATHLGCRPADIALVASTGDGISRVANAIDWEAGDRVVRTDLEHPSGVLPWRRLRDRGVEAVTLPCPDGRLPMDAYKEAVADAKLVCLSSESWLHGTRLPVSEAVDIAHDAGALVVVDAVQSVGQHPVDVREWDADAVCASGHKWMLGPWGAGYLYVRPESLSSFQPRHVGYRSAVEPTGEGLEFHPDARRFEVSTAAVAPYAGLIEAIETLEGIGMGNVETRIERLTDRLKDGLGERCLSPTEYESGLVAFEIDGDAEAFVEDAKAEGVVVRPLPSGAVRASVHAFNTPEDVDALLSLC, translated from the coding sequence ATGAACCCGGAAGCCCTGCGTGCCGACATCCCCGCCTGCGACGACTGCGTGTATTTAAATACGGGCGCGAGCGGGCCGAGTCCCGAGCGCGTCGTCGAGGCCATCGACGCGGCCCAGCGACGTCAGGAGTTCGAGGCCTGTTCGGTCGGCCACTACGAGGCCGACGCCGAGTTGCGCGAGGACGCCCGCGAAACGCTCGCTACCCACCTCGGCTGTCGGCCGGCCGACATCGCGCTGGTGGCCTCGACGGGCGACGGCATCAGCCGCGTCGCCAACGCCATCGACTGGGAGGCCGGCGACCGGGTCGTCCGGACGGACCTCGAACACCCCTCGGGCGTCCTGCCGTGGCGGCGCCTCCGCGACCGGGGCGTCGAGGCCGTCACGCTGCCGTGTCCCGACGGCCGTCTACCGATGGACGCCTATAAAGAGGCGGTCGCCGACGCCAAACTGGTCTGTCTCAGTTCCGAGAGTTGGCTCCACGGGACGCGTCTGCCGGTGTCCGAGGCGGTCGATATCGCCCACGACGCGGGCGCGTTAGTCGTCGTCGACGCCGTCCAGTCGGTCGGCCAGCATCCCGTCGACGTCCGGGAGTGGGACGCCGACGCCGTCTGTGCCTCGGGCCACAAGTGGATGCTCGGACCGTGGGGCGCCGGCTATCTCTACGTTCGTCCGGAGTCGCTGTCGTCGTTCCAGCCCCGACACGTCGGCTACCGGAGTGCCGTCGAACCCACGGGTGAGGGTCTGGAGTTCCACCCCGATGCGCGCCGTTTCGAGGTGTCGACGGCCGCGGTCGCGCCGTATGCGGGACTCATCGAGGCCATCGAAACGCTGGAGGGTATCGGCATGGGGAACGTCGAAACGCGTATCGAGCGACTGACCGACCGCCTGAAGGACGGACTGGGCGAGCGGTGTCTCTCGCCGACCGAGTACGAATCAGGTCTCGTCGCCTTCGAAATCGATGGCGACGCGGAGGCGTTCGTCGAGGACGCCAAAGCGGAGGGCGTCGTCGTCCGGCCGCTCCCCTCGGGGGCGGTGCGGGCGTCGGTCCACGCGTTCAACACACCGGAGGACGTCGACGCGCTCCTGTCGCTCTGCTGA
- a CDS encoding alpha/beta fold hydrolase — translation MPTVETDGTTIQYETEGDPERPTVVFVPDTATGPWLWGWQAPKLAGTHRTVVYAQRGTDGSDTDGPYTVDRLAADLEAVLADAEVGRAHLVGAGLGGIVALRYAREYSRARSLTLFGVPPDGERIDADALAGLHPPDPTRIRQSLELAFSDRFLAETGLADDIVDWRTDEDAVGDARGGHIDAALEFDAEPLYELGLPTLVCHGVDDPVVPLSVGEELAADLPRGRFEAVEGKRWCFVEHSAAVTDAIAEFIDETVATDE, via the coding sequence ATGCCAACAGTCGAGACGGACGGGACCACCATCCAGTACGAAACGGAGGGCGACCCCGAGCGGCCGACGGTCGTCTTCGTCCCGGATACGGCGACGGGGCCGTGGCTGTGGGGCTGGCAGGCACCGAAACTGGCCGGTACCCATAGGACGGTCGTCTACGCCCAGCGGGGGACCGACGGCTCCGATACCGACGGACCCTACACCGTCGACCGACTGGCGGCGGACCTCGAAGCGGTCCTCGCGGATGCCGAGGTCGGCCGGGCACACCTCGTCGGTGCTGGACTCGGCGGGATAGTCGCGCTCCGATACGCCCGCGAATACAGTCGCGCGCGCTCGCTGACGCTGTTCGGTGTCCCGCCCGACGGCGAGCGCATTGACGCCGACGCGCTGGCCGGCCTCCATCCGCCGGACCCGACGCGCATCCGCCAGTCGCTCGAACTCGCCTTCTCGGACCGCTTCCTCGCCGAAACCGGCCTCGCCGACGACATCGTGGACTGGCGCACGGACGAGGACGCCGTCGGCGACGCCCGCGGCGGCCACATCGACGCCGCGCTCGAATTCGACGCCGAACCGCTCTACGAACTCGGCCTCCCGACGCTGGTCTGTCACGGCGTCGACGACCCCGTCGTTCCGCTGTCGGTCGGCGAGGAACTGGCTGCCGACCTGCCGCGCGGGCGGTTCGAGGCCGTCGAGGGGAAACGATGGTGTTTCGTCGAACACTCGGCTGCTGTGACGGACGCGATAGCCGAATTCATCGATGAGACGGTCGCTACCGACGAATGA
- a CDS encoding type 1 glutamine amidotransferase, with the protein MRPRIALLDASHDDPNTPRNFRRELDAEVSRFHVVDREFPDHEAFDGLVVTGSRASVYWDEPWINETRAFVRDALDGGVPALGVCWGHQLLADALGGTVEPMGEYELGYRTVRHSGADLFDGVPEEFTVFTTHSDAVTELPEGAELIAENGYGIHGFRHGNVYGIQSHPEYDPQTAEDVVRGKDHLPDERIESVCEGITDDAYAAAKPAKNVFDNFCASVRRTATAPADD; encoded by the coding sequence ATGCGACCCCGAATCGCGCTGCTGGACGCCTCCCACGACGACCCGAACACCCCGCGGAACTTCCGCCGGGAACTCGACGCCGAAGTGTCCAGATTCCACGTCGTCGACCGGGAGTTTCCGGACCACGAGGCCTTCGACGGCCTGGTCGTCACCGGCTCTCGGGCCTCGGTCTACTGGGACGAACCGTGGATCAACGAGACGCGCGCGTTCGTTCGGGACGCCCTCGACGGTGGGGTCCCAGCACTCGGGGTCTGTTGGGGCCATCAGTTGCTCGCCGACGCGCTGGGCGGCACCGTCGAACCGATGGGCGAATACGAACTCGGCTATCGGACGGTCCGCCACTCGGGGGCGGACCTCTTCGATGGCGTCCCCGAGGAATTCACCGTCTTCACGACCCACTCCGATGCCGTAACGGAACTGCCGGAGGGTGCCGAGTTGATCGCCGAGAACGGTTACGGCATCCACGGCTTCCGTCATGGCAACGTCTACGGCATCCAGTCTCACCCCGAATACGACCCCCAGACTGCCGAAGACGTCGTCCGCGGGAAGGACCACCTCCCCGACGAGCGCATCGAATCGGTCTGTGAGGGTATCACCGACGACGCCTACGCCGCGGCCAAACCGGCCAAGAACGTTTTCGACAATTTCTGTGCGTCAGTGCGACGGACGGCGACCGCTCCCGCGGACGATTAG